Proteins encoded together in one Deinococcus hopiensis KR-140 window:
- a CDS encoding DUF1905 domain-containing protein, which produces MSLNFRAPLWYWRGPAPWYFITVPEAECAVLQGVSRTVTYGWGMIPVRVRIGGTEWKTSLFPKEGRYLVPVRAGVRKAEGLEEGDEVAVRLEVSA; this is translated from the coding sequence ATGAGCCTGAACTTTCGTGCCCCCCTCTGGTACTGGCGGGGTCCCGCGCCCTGGTATTTCATCACGGTGCCTGAAGCGGAGTGCGCCGTCCTGCAGGGCGTGTCCCGCACCGTCACCTACGGCTGGGGCATGATTCCCGTCCGGGTCCGAATTGGCGGCACCGAGTGGAAGACTTCCCTGTTTCCCAAGGAGGGCCGCTACCTCGTGCCTGTCCGCGCGGGCGTCCGCAAGGCCGAGGGACTGGAGGAGGGCGACGAGGTGGCGGTGCGGCTCGAAGTCAGCGCGTAA
- a CDS encoding N-acetylmuramoyl-L-alanine amidase: MLDLVMPPRFARRAVLTIAALATATLSASVLTAARAAPEIFIAYPPEGHRVTSDHVLLEGSVTAGAALKIGGRAVAVGSDGLFILWWPLRVGVNDLRLTATAGAESGTRTLRVTRGDLAPLPARPTAIDRSSVTPNVSSEFWDAAHDSPAERTVRVSFRGAPGGRAFFQVGQSVPQSMREVSPGSYEAAFALSPALPLDRAAVTLRLTGNDGRTVLATAPGRLSNAPLGARTGTQRPGTVQGLGLNASTTEANTQTGTPFLYPRDGMTFALVGRQGNDVRARLAPGVGVLISEAQLDVSPGLPVQGQAGAVTLEEDPASPSLRIRVPLGEARVPFTLSQEDGGRRLSVTLYGLETPPGLPTPFPDPLLGDVQVEQVGPGVSRVTLNFTTPQAWGFTANYGGDGLLLTVRRPPVLDPARPLAGRMIVLDPGHGGTQLGGAGALRVPEKDLTLPIARRVAELLRAQGAGVQLTRESDVTLGLYERGLSAEQSGADLLVSIHANALPDGRDPRGIRGPEVYFTHPQAQAPAAAILAALRRTLPDLGPGAGLKPGADLALTRPSTQPSLLIETAYLTDPGNLRVLMNPAGRERLAGAIAAGIADFFQAQASGR, translated from the coding sequence GTGCTAGACCTCGTTATGCCCCCGCGCTTCGCCCGCCGCGCTGTGCTCACGATCGCTGCGCTGGCCACCGCTACCCTGTCCGCCTCGGTTCTGACGGCCGCCCGCGCTGCGCCCGAGATTTTCATCGCCTACCCGCCCGAGGGGCACCGGGTGACGTCCGACCACGTGCTCCTGGAAGGCAGCGTGACGGCGGGCGCGGCTTTAAAGATCGGGGGGCGGGCCGTGGCTGTGGGATCAGACGGGCTGTTCATCCTGTGGTGGCCGCTGCGGGTAGGCGTCAACGATCTGCGGCTCACGGCGACCGCTGGGGCAGAGAGCGGGACGCGAACCCTCCGGGTGACGCGGGGAGACCTTGCCCCCCTGCCTGCGCGCCCCACCGCCATAGACCGCTCCAGCGTAACGCCCAACGTCTCCTCCGAATTCTGGGACGCCGCGCACGACTCACCCGCCGAGCGAACGGTGCGCGTCTCCTTTCGCGGCGCGCCCGGAGGGCGGGCATTTTTTCAGGTGGGGCAGTCGGTTCCGCAGTCCATGCGTGAGGTCAGCCCAGGAAGCTACGAAGCGGCGTTCGCGCTCTCCCCCGCGTTACCGCTGGACCGCGCCGCCGTTACCCTTCGCCTGACCGGCAACGATGGCCGCACCGTGCTGGCAACAGCCCCCGGACGCCTGAGCAATGCGCCGCTGGGCGCGAGGACGGGGACGCAGCGCCCCGGCACGGTTCAGGGGCTGGGCCTGAACGCCTCCACCACGGAAGCCAACACCCAGACGGGCACGCCCTTCTTGTACCCTCGGGACGGGATGACCTTCGCGCTTGTCGGGCGTCAGGGAAACGATGTGCGCGCCCGTCTGGCCCCCGGCGTTGGCGTGCTGATCTCCGAGGCGCAGCTGGACGTCTCGCCTGGCCTGCCTGTGCAGGGGCAGGCAGGAGCCGTGACCCTGGAGGAGGACCCCGCTTCGCCGAGTCTGCGCATCCGGGTACCTTTGGGCGAGGCGCGCGTGCCCTTCACGTTGAGCCAGGAGGACGGGGGCCGCCGCCTGAGCGTCACGCTGTACGGCCTGGAGACGCCGCCTGGCCTGCCCACCCCTTTCCCGGACCCGCTGCTCGGGGACGTGCAGGTGGAGCAGGTGGGCCCTGGCGTCTCGCGCGTCACCCTGAACTTCACCACCCCGCAGGCGTGGGGCTTTACCGCCAACTACGGCGGAGACGGCCTGCTGCTGACGGTACGCCGTCCGCCCGTCCTCGATCCGGCACGTCCGCTCGCTGGGCGGATGATTGTCCTGGATCCTGGACACGGCGGGACGCAACTCGGCGGCGCGGGAGCGCTGCGGGTTCCAGAAAAGGACCTGACCTTACCTATTGCCCGCCGGGTGGCCGAGCTGCTGCGCGCCCAGGGGGCCGGAGTCCAGCTCACCCGCGAGTCGGACGTGACCCTGGGGCTTTATGAGCGCGGTCTGAGCGCCGAACAGTCTGGGGCCGATCTGCTCGTGTCCATCCACGCGAACGCCCTGCCGGATGGCCGGGACCCACGCGGCATCCGCGGCCCAGAGGTGTACTTCACCCACCCGCAGGCGCAGGCTCCGGCGGCGGCCATCCTCGCTGCGCTGCGGCGCACCCTGCCGGACCTCGGCCCCGGCGCGGGTCTGAAACCGGGGGCGGACCTGGCGCTCACCCGTCCGAGCACCCAGCCCAGCCTGCTGATCGAAACCGCCTACCTGACCGATCCCGGAAATCTGCGTGTGCTCATGAATCCCGCGGGCCGTGAGCGCTTGGCTGGGGCAATTGCCGCTGGCATTGCCGATTTCTTCCAGGCGCAGGCCAGCGGCCGGTGA
- the leuB gene encoding 3-isopropylmalate dehydrogenase, giving the protein MPKVVTLPGDGIGPEVTAAAVEVLREVAPDVLIEEHLIGGAAYESHGEPFPARTRDALGDADAVLLGTVGGPQNSPWNSLPRNLRPESGLLALRKALGCYANLRPVRVQPGLEHLSPLKPELARGVDILIVRELLGGVYFDGDRKIEGDTAYNTMRYTTHEVERVAKVAFWAAEQRRGRVTSVDKANVLEVSELWRRDVQALRDRAYRSIHLNHEYVDSVAMLIVSNPSRYDVIVTENLFGDILSDLAAVIPGSLGLMPSASLGDGAGLFEPIHGSAPDIAGQGIANPAAAIMSAGMLLRHGLKRSEAANQIDRAVALALRAHPTRDLGGTADTETFTRGVLDALVSSPSVG; this is encoded by the coding sequence ATGCCTAAAGTCGTCACCCTTCCCGGAGACGGAATCGGCCCTGAAGTCACCGCCGCTGCTGTGGAAGTGTTGCGCGAAGTCGCGCCCGACGTCTTGATCGAGGAACACCTCATCGGCGGCGCGGCCTACGAGTCGCACGGCGAGCCTTTCCCGGCCCGCACCCGCGACGCTCTGGGAGACGCGGACGCCGTGCTGCTCGGCACCGTCGGCGGACCGCAGAACAGCCCCTGGAACAGCCTGCCCCGGAACCTGCGCCCGGAAAGTGGGTTGCTGGCGCTCCGCAAGGCGCTGGGCTGCTACGCCAACCTTCGTCCCGTGCGGGTGCAGCCGGGCCTGGAGCATCTGTCTCCCCTCAAGCCTGAGCTGGCGCGGGGGGTGGACATCCTGATTGTGCGCGAACTGCTGGGCGGCGTGTATTTCGACGGGGACCGCAAGATCGAGGGGGACACCGCCTACAACACCATGCGCTATACCACCCATGAGGTGGAGCGGGTGGCCAAGGTGGCCTTCTGGGCCGCCGAGCAGCGTCGGGGCCGCGTGACAAGCGTGGACAAGGCCAACGTGCTCGAGGTGTCCGAACTGTGGCGGCGCGATGTACAAGCGCTGCGCGACCGCGCGTACCGCTCCATTCACCTCAACCACGAGTATGTGGACAGTGTGGCGATGCTCATCGTGTCCAACCCCAGCCGCTACGACGTCATCGTCACCGAAAATCTGTTCGGCGACATCCTCTCGGACCTCGCTGCCGTGATTCCCGGCTCGCTGGGGCTGATGCCGAGCGCGTCCCTCGGCGACGGCGCGGGCCTGTTCGAGCCCATCCACGGCAGCGCCCCCGATATTGCCGGGCAGGGGATCGCCAACCCCGCCGCCGCCATCATGAGCGCTGGGATGCTGCTGCGGCACGGCCTGAAGCGGAGTGAAGCCGCCAACCAGATTGACCGCGCGGTCGCCCTGGCCCTGCGGGCACATCCGACGCGGGACCTGGGGGGCACGGCCGACACCGAGACCTTTACCCGCGGGGTGTTGGACGCCCTGGTGAGCAGCCCCAGCGTGGGCTGA
- a CDS encoding 3-isopropylmalate dehydratase small subunit: MPTVHVFARDHINTDEIIPARHLTTDEEAELAKYAMEDYDKTFVRRVKPGDIIVAGADFGCGSSREHAVWALRGAGVAAVIAPNFARIYYRNSINNGFLALECENVVETFMDGDEAELDLKGGTITNVRTGQSLTFVPVPQFALDVQKAGGWLEYMKAQEQPTGPVPQVEEVQELKTEEHHA; the protein is encoded by the coding sequence ATGCCTACTGTCCACGTCTTTGCCCGCGACCACATCAACACCGACGAGATCATTCCCGCCCGCCACCTCACCACCGACGAGGAGGCCGAGCTGGCGAAGTACGCGATGGAGGACTACGACAAGACCTTCGTCCGCCGCGTCAAGCCCGGCGACATCATCGTGGCCGGAGCGGACTTCGGGTGTGGCTCCAGCCGTGAGCACGCCGTCTGGGCGCTGCGCGGCGCGGGTGTGGCGGCGGTGATCGCCCCCAACTTCGCGCGCATCTACTACCGCAACTCCATCAACAACGGCTTTCTGGCGCTGGAGTGCGAGAACGTCGTCGAAACCTTTATGGACGGCGACGAAGCCGAGCTGGACCTGAAGGGCGGCACCATCACCAACGTTCGCACCGGGCAGAGCCTGACCTTCGTGCCCGTGCCGCAGTTCGCGCTGGACGTGCAGAAGGCCGGGGGCTGGCTGGAGTACATGAAGGCCCAGGAACAGCCCACCGGGCCCGTGCCGCAGGTGGAAGAAGTGCAGGAACTCAAGACGGAGGAACACCATGCCTAA
- a CDS encoding LysE family transporter: MQLLLLIAALHLVVLVIPGPDVLLVSQTALARSRRAALFAGLGVVLGISCWAGLALLGINALFTAFPWLHGIIKVAGGLYLLYLGAVLWRSSLRNGEAGAPVPVPMGDLRALRAGLLTNISNPKAAVFFGSVFSSVLGAHTSPGLKLAAFAVIVCLSVAWFVLVALGMSTAPMQNLYLRARRGLDRAAGTLMVGFGGLLLASRE; this comes from the coding sequence ATGCAACTTCTCCTCCTGATCGCCGCCCTGCACCTCGTCGTGCTCGTCATTCCCGGTCCGGACGTGCTGCTCGTCAGTCAGACGGCCCTGGCCCGTTCGCGGCGCGCGGCCCTGTTCGCCGGGCTGGGGGTGGTGCTGGGCATCTCGTGCTGGGCGGGGCTGGCCCTGCTGGGCATCAACGCGCTGTTCACGGCGTTTCCCTGGCTTCACGGCATCATCAAGGTGGCGGGCGGGCTGTATCTGCTGTACCTGGGCGCGGTGCTGTGGCGCTCCAGCTTGCGAAACGGGGAGGCTGGGGCCCCTGTGCCCGTGCCGATGGGTGACCTGCGGGCCCTGCGTGCGGGCCTCCTGACCAACATTTCCAACCCCAAAGCGGCCGTGTTTTTCGGCAGCGTGTTTTCCAGCGTGCTGGGCGCGCACACCTCGCCGGGCCTGAAACTGGCAGCCTTTGCGGTGATTGTGTGCCTGAGCGTGGCCTGGTTCGTCCTCGTGGCGCTGGGCATGTCCACCGCACCGATGCAAAACCTCTACCTGCGCGCCCGCCGGGGCCTGGACCGCGCCGCCGGAACGCTGATGGTGGGCTTCGGCGGGTTGCTGCTCGCCTCGCGCGAGTAG
- a CDS encoding 3-isopropylmalate dehydratase large subunit translates to MGMTIAEKILAAHSGHDHVVPGQLIECATDLVLCHEITTPAALRMLEERGMDRVFDPSKIVAVPDHSVPAMNIKAAKMYQKLKSWVKEKGIEHFYDVGRGGIAHVVLENTGLIKPGQTLVSGDSHTCNAGALGCFATGVGSTDLAGAIYAGKVWFKVPETMLIRVTGQMQPGVTPKDLVLEVIKRIGADGANYLVMEWVGDTIDRLDMEGRFTLTNMAIEAGGKTGIVAVDDTTRAFLTERGVTPDQYTEYTSDPDAQYKVVIDLDASAVEPTVAYPHIPSNGRVAGSDRIAVTHAYVGSCTNGRIGDLREVARIMKGRKVAEGVQMIVVPATQAIWKQAAQEGLLEIFVDAGASVSYPSCGACLGMHSGVLGPDDVCISSSNRNFVGRMGDPSAQIYLASPATVAASAVTGFISDPRAYNEGGEAAD, encoded by the coding sequence ATGGGAATGACGATTGCGGAGAAGATTCTGGCCGCCCACAGTGGGCATGACCACGTCGTACCGGGTCAACTGATCGAGTGCGCCACCGACCTCGTGCTGTGCCACGAGATCACCACGCCCGCTGCCCTGCGGATGCTCGAAGAGCGCGGCATGGACCGGGTATTCGATCCTTCCAAGATCGTGGCCGTGCCGGACCACTCCGTGCCCGCCATGAACATCAAGGCCGCCAAGATGTACCAGAAGCTCAAGTCCTGGGTCAAGGAAAAGGGCATTGAGCACTTCTACGACGTGGGGCGTGGCGGCATCGCCCACGTGGTGCTGGAGAACACCGGCCTGATCAAGCCCGGACAGACGCTGGTGAGCGGCGACTCGCACACCTGCAATGCGGGGGCGCTGGGCTGCTTTGCCACGGGCGTGGGCAGCACGGACCTCGCAGGCGCGATCTACGCGGGCAAGGTCTGGTTCAAGGTGCCTGAGACCATGCTCATTCGCGTGACCGGCCAGATGCAGCCGGGCGTCACGCCCAAAGACCTCGTCCTGGAAGTTATCAAGCGCATCGGGGCAGACGGGGCGAACTACCTCGTGATGGAATGGGTGGGCGACACCATTGACCGCCTGGACATGGAGGGCCGCTTTACCCTCACCAATATGGCCATCGAGGCGGGTGGCAAGACGGGCATCGTGGCCGTGGACGACACCACCCGCGCCTTCCTGACCGAACGCGGCGTCACGCCGGACCAGTACACCGAATACACCTCCGACCCAGACGCGCAGTACAAGGTGGTCATTGACCTGGACGCTTCCGCAGTCGAACCCACCGTCGCCTACCCGCACATTCCCTCCAACGGACGGGTGGCGGGCAGCGACCGCATCGCCGTGACGCACGCCTACGTGGGCAGCTGCACCAACGGGCGCATCGGGGACCTGCGGGAGGTGGCCCGGATCATGAAGGGCCGCAAGGTGGCCGAGGGCGTGCAAATGATCGTGGTGCCCGCCACCCAGGCGATCTGGAAGCAGGCGGCGCAGGAGGGACTGCTCGAAATCTTCGTGGACGCGGGTGCGAGCGTGAGTTACCCCAGCTGCGGCGCGTGCCTGGGGATGCACTCTGGCGTACTGGGGCCAGACGACGTGTGTATTTCCAGCAGCAACCGCAATTTCGTGGGCCGCATGGGAGATCCGTCCGCACAGATCTACCTCGCCTCGCCCGCCACCGTGGCGGCGAGCGCGGTGACGGGGTTTATCAGCGATCCGCGGGCCTACAACGAGGGTGGAGAAGCGGCGGACTGA
- a CDS encoding MBL fold metallo-hydrolase has translation MSWTQHLKVGEADVYSLTDGQFRLDGGAMFGSVPKVLWERASPADALNRIRLRINPLLIRLGGHNILVETGFWDQGGAKFEAMYALDRDETVFRGLSDLSLSTEDIHLVVNTHLHFDHAGRNVTLTGEPTFPNARYVVQKQELEDARHTHERNRASYIPEYIEPLADAGLFDIVDGEHELLPGLSVLPLPGHNLGQQGVVLRSGGQTLVYVADLIPTLAHAPLPYIMGYDLYPVTTLETRKKYLPGWFEEGAVICTPHDSDSAFARLEEGKKGGWVLAAP, from the coding sequence ATGTCCTGGACCCAGCACCTGAAAGTTGGAGAAGCCGACGTTTATTCCCTCACAGACGGCCAGTTTCGCCTTGACGGCGGCGCGATGTTCGGCAGTGTGCCCAAGGTGCTGTGGGAGCGCGCCTCGCCTGCTGACGCGCTGAACCGCATCCGCCTCCGCATCAATCCCCTTCTGATTCGGCTGGGGGGTCACAACATCCTCGTCGAGACGGGCTTCTGGGACCAGGGCGGGGCGAAGTTCGAGGCCATGTACGCCCTGGACCGCGACGAGACGGTGTTCCGGGGCCTGTCGGACCTCAGCCTCTCGACGGAGGACATTCACCTCGTGGTCAACACGCACCTGCATTTCGATCACGCGGGGCGCAACGTGACCCTGACGGGCGAGCCGACCTTTCCGAACGCCCGCTACGTGGTGCAGAAACAGGAGTTGGAGGATGCCCGCCACACCCATGAGCGCAACAGGGCAAGCTACATCCCCGAGTACATCGAACCTCTCGCAGATGCGGGCCTGTTCGACATAGTGGACGGCGAACACGAACTCCTGCCCGGCCTGAGCGTCCTGCCGCTGCCTGGGCACAACCTCGGACAGCAGGGCGTGGTGCTGCGCTCGGGCGGGCAGACGCTGGTGTATGTGGCAGATCTGATTCCGACTCTGGCCCACGCGCCGCTACCCTACATCATGGGCTACGACCTCTACCCGGTGACGACGCTGGAAACGCGCAAGAAGTACCTGCCGGGGTGGTTTGAGGAAGGAGCCGTGATCTGCACGCCCCATGACTCAGACTCAGCCTTCGCGCGGCTGGAGGAGGGCAAGAAGGGGGGGTGGGTGCTGGCGGCGCCGTAA
- the radA gene encoding DNA repair protein RadA — MAKVTTKYVCTSCGYQSAKPLGRCPNCQAWNSFEEEVPVAAVGRARGGGAYGGIVGGKLTALSTVGRREEPRLPSGIPELDRVLGGGLVAGGVTLIGGEPGIGKSTLLLQVADRLGRSGASVLYVAGEESLEQIRLRADRLGVTADIQLTRDTRAEHIAALMAEHKPALCIVDSIQTVTVEGDGTPGGVAQVREGTAMITRAAKETGTATVLVGHVTKEGTVAGPKVMEHIVDTTVFLETVGSFRLLRSVKNRFGQAGELGVFEMRGEGLVAVENPSAAFLAERPVDVPGSVVAATIDGQRPMLLEVQALAAKTPYPNPRRVVVGLDPRRVDVVLAVLERRLDLTLGGLDVYVNLAGGLKVADPGLDLPVALAVYSAVVGRALPQNVAVFGEVGLAGEVRSTQGALRRAEEAGRAGYKQLIVPPGLDGREGVRSVEQAVGLIWKSRGNE; from the coding sequence AAACCGCTGGGCCGCTGCCCGAACTGCCAGGCGTGGAACTCCTTTGAGGAGGAGGTGCCCGTCGCTGCTGTCGGCAGGGCGCGCGGGGGGGGTGCTTACGGCGGCATCGTTGGTGGCAAGCTGACTGCCCTTTCCACCGTCGGGCGGCGCGAGGAGCCCCGGCTGCCCAGCGGCATCCCCGAGTTGGACCGCGTGCTCGGTGGCGGGCTGGTGGCGGGCGGCGTCACCCTGATCGGCGGCGAGCCGGGTATTGGCAAGAGTACGCTGCTGCTTCAGGTGGCGGATCGCCTGGGCCGTTCGGGGGCGTCGGTGCTGTATGTGGCGGGCGAGGAGTCGCTGGAGCAGATTCGCCTGCGCGCAGATCGCCTGGGCGTCACTGCCGACATCCAGCTCACCCGCGACACGCGCGCCGAACACATCGCCGCGCTGATGGCCGAGCATAAGCCTGCCCTGTGCATCGTGGATTCCATCCAGACCGTGACCGTGGAGGGCGACGGCACTCCCGGCGGCGTCGCCCAGGTCCGCGAGGGCACGGCCATGATTACCCGCGCGGCGAAGGAAACCGGCACCGCCACGGTCCTCGTCGGCCACGTCACCAAGGAGGGCACCGTCGCCGGCCCCAAGGTGATGGAACACATCGTGGACACGACCGTCTTTCTGGAGACGGTGGGGTCCTTCCGCCTCCTGCGTTCCGTGAAGAACCGCTTTGGGCAGGCGGGCGAACTCGGCGTCTTCGAAATGCGCGGTGAGGGGCTGGTGGCGGTGGAAAACCCTTCCGCCGCCTTCCTGGCCGAGCGTCCGGTGGACGTGCCCGGCTCTGTGGTGGCCGCCACCATTGACGGCCAGCGCCCCATGCTGCTGGAAGTGCAGGCGCTCGCCGCCAAGACGCCCTACCCCAACCCCCGCCGGGTGGTCGTGGGCCTCGACCCTCGCCGCGTGGACGTGGTGCTCGCCGTGCTGGAGCGCCGCCTTGACCTCACGCTGGGTGGGCTGGACGTGTACGTGAACCTCGCGGGTGGGTTGAAAGTGGCAGACCCTGGCCTGGACCTGCCCGTCGCCCTGGCCGTCTATTCGGCGGTGGTCGGCCGCGCGCTCCCGCAAAACGTGGCCGTGTTTGGGGAGGTGGGCCTGGCGGGCGAGGTCCGCTCCACCCAGGGTGCCCTCCGCCGCGCCGAGGAAGCGGGCCGCGCCGGGTACAAGCAGCTGATCGTTCCCCCTGGTCTGGACGGGCGCGAGGGGGTCCGCAGCGTGGAGCAAGCTGTCGGCCTGATCTGGAAATCCAGGGGGAACGAATGA